The following coding sequences lie in one Flavobacteriales bacterium genomic window:
- a CDS encoding AhpC/TSA family protein, translating into MKTKSILPALFIATTLFLMACGGNDEPKEAKEVGFELQASITGLTYQKAYLSEYKEGEMLKIDSADVKDGVFSFKGELVLPEVRYVSFNDGKEMFPVFVENNTIQITGSLASPDSIKIVGSASQKIVDDFKTGLKSHEAIMNGIVDRYYEAEDKGDEEAMKSIDTEYYAADSVKNVYIEEFIAKNNSSVVAPYLSLRYLLSGYEIPQIESLVASFKDDAKKSIYTTNITDRLAVLKNSQVGSPAPEFSMNDADGNPIALSSFKGKYVLIDFWASWCGPCRAENPNVVAAYKKFNKKGFDIFGVSLDENKDKWLEAIKKDGLTWKHVSDLKGWSNAAAKLYGVNSIPHSVLLDKEGVIIAKNLRGEDLHKKLEEVLK; encoded by the coding sequence ATGAAAACTAAATCAATTTTACCAGCATTATTTATAGCAACAACATTATTTTTAATGGCATGTGGTGGTAATGATGAGCCAAAAGAAGCCAAAGAAGTTGGATTTGAATTACAAGCTTCGATAACCGGATTAACTTACCAAAAAGCTTATTTATCGGAATATAAAGAAGGTGAAATGTTAAAAATTGATTCGGCAGACGTAAAAGATGGAGTGTTTTCTTTTAAAGGCGAATTAGTATTACCTGAAGTAAGATATGTAAGTTTTAATGATGGAAAAGAAATGTTTCCTGTTTTTGTTGAAAATAACACCATTCAAATTACAGGATCTTTAGCTAGTCCTGATAGTATTAAAATTGTAGGCTCGGCTTCTCAAAAAATTGTAGATGACTTTAAAACTGGTCTTAAATCTCATGAAGCAATCATGAACGGAATAGTTGATCGATACTATGAAGCTGAAGACAAAGGCGATGAAGAAGCCATGAAAAGCATTGATACAGAATATTACGCCGCTGACTCTGTTAAAAATGTTTACATAGAAGAGTTTATAGCAAAAAACAATTCATCAGTTGTCGCTCCTTATTTGAGTTTAAGATATTTGTTGAGTGGTTATGAAATTCCTCAAATAGAATCATTGGTAGCTTCTTTTAAGGATGATGCTAAAAAATCGATTTATACCACTAATATTACTGACCGCTTAGCTGTTCTTAAAAATTCTCAAGTTGGCTCTCCTGCTCCTGAATTTTCTATGAATGATGCTGATGGCAATCCAATTGCTCTATCTTCATTTAAAGGCAAATATGTGCTTATCGATTTTTGGGCTTCGTGGTGTGGACCATGTAGAGCTGAAAACCCTAATGTTGTTGCAGCTTACAAAAAATTCAATAAAAAAGGTTTTGACATTTTTGGTGTTTCTTTAGATGAAAACAAAGACAAGTGGTTAGAAGCCATCAAAAAAGATGGTTTAACATGGAAGCACGTTAGCGACTTAAAAGGATGGAGTAATGCAGCTGCTAAATTGTATGGTGTTAACTCTATTCCTCATTCAGTTTTGTTAGATAAAGAAGGTGTAATTATAGCAAAAAACCTGCGAGGCGAGGATTTGCACAAAAAACTTGAAGAAGTTTTGAAGTAA